In Gemmata obscuriglobus, a single genomic region encodes these proteins:
- a CDS encoding WD40 repeat domain-containing protein encodes MNLVSRVSLMALGPLAGAVCRAAGAAALSEGAASVGRAIAERFTDRSLRATEALAHASDRAWAAIEGALSGESVITLADRADDKALREQIRLFVLNAQLNCGLGADADFAPRCLAELRSARVLGLLDGAADPAALANRLGDLAHFSDPAAVVREQWALADEIAVELRACGFGTLAALLTLRPVGDANADPLLAVTVRYYFRRAVEEDPRLFQGFTFSQLEVIGRTQENAATALAGVAARLDALHETLRDQELPFADEVVDVPEPSVADRFREQTNGVVAASPDGTRVLGGSKYDGKLRLFDARTGKELRRLAGHTGWVVCVAFSPDGAKALSGGADGSVKMWEVATGKLVRAWPPKRGAPPAAIGFTADGRPRLV; translated from the coding sequence ATGAACCTGGTTTCGCGCGTGTCACTAATGGCCCTCGGCCCGCTGGCCGGCGCGGTCTGCCGGGCCGCCGGCGCCGCCGCGCTCAGTGAAGGGGCCGCGAGTGTCGGCCGGGCCATTGCCGAGCGGTTCACCGATCGCAGCCTCCGCGCTACCGAGGCGCTCGCGCACGCCTCCGACCGGGCCTGGGCTGCGATTGAAGGCGCGCTGAGCGGTGAATCCGTGATCACGTTGGCTGATCGGGCGGACGATAAGGCGCTGCGTGAGCAGATCCGGTTGTTCGTTCTGAACGCCCAATTGAACTGCGGGCTCGGTGCCGACGCCGATTTCGCGCCGCGGTGCCTGGCCGAGTTGCGGTCCGCGCGGGTCCTGGGTTTGCTGGACGGTGCGGCCGACCCGGCGGCGCTCGCGAACCGGCTTGGCGACCTCGCGCACTTCAGCGACCCGGCCGCGGTTGTCCGCGAGCAGTGGGCGCTGGCCGACGAAATCGCCGTCGAGCTGCGCGCCTGCGGGTTCGGAACGTTGGCCGCACTGCTGACCCTGCGCCCGGTCGGTGACGCCAACGCCGACCCGTTGCTGGCGGTCACGGTGCGGTACTACTTCCGCCGCGCAGTGGAGGAGGATCCGCGGCTGTTCCAGGGCTTCACGTTCTCGCAGCTCGAGGTGATCGGCCGCACGCAGGAGAACGCCGCGACCGCGCTCGCGGGTGTCGCCGCCCGCCTGGACGCGCTCCACGAGACGCTCCGGGATCAGGAGTTGCCGTTTGCGGACGAGGTCGTGGACGTACCGGAGCCGTCGGTCGCGGATCGGTTCCGCGAACAAACCAACGGCGTGGTCGCGGCGTCGCCGGACGGCACCCGTGTCCTCGGCGGATCGAAGTACGACGGGAAGCTTCGGCTGTTTGACGCACGGACCGGCAAGGAACTGCGCCGACTGGCGGGCCACACGGGCTGGGTCGTTTGCGTCGCGTTTTCGCCCGACGGCGCGAAGGCGCTGTCCGGCGGTGCGGACGGTTCCGTGAAGATGTGGGAGGTCGCGACCGGTAAATTGGTCCGCGCCTGGCCGCCGAAGCGCGGGGCTCCACCGGCGGCGATCGGGTTTACCGCCGACGGGCGCCCGCGGCTCGTGTGA
- a CDS encoding DUF3592 domain-containing protein, translating into MPTELEDKQQKQRERRQALAVIALGLLALDGWVAFAWVHQIRSASFPTTPGVVVGHHRVPSGKSTRPVIVYEYEVDGIQRTSDCCWYDAAFIMPPLERELTARFPIGAQVSVSYNPADPADAVLLPGLQGAHVFGLLWLIALNLCPWGITQAMRESPPDDYVKHTIRFTKFGWRIVLTAGKFPVPSSWLFVFALFFGGPLLAVVSGPFPTTSEAVQVLLVSSLMFVFAAFGCAWVQRWRARLDVDVEKRELRWRSGRLLDGTFRLPFEAVVDVRTAEHEDHRGIRTRRLEIDWYTTKDRTQTLVIPGGANWAAVEAVAARLRETVFGASTLD; encoded by the coding sequence ATGCCGACCGAATTAGAAGACAAGCAACAGAAACAACGAGAACGCAGGCAAGCGCTTGCGGTCATCGCTTTGGGCTTACTGGCATTGGACGGGTGGGTTGCTTTTGCTTGGGTTCACCAGATCCGATCGGCCTCGTTTCCCACGACCCCTGGTGTAGTCGTGGGGCACCACCGAGTACCGTCAGGGAAATCCACGAGGCCGGTGATCGTCTACGAGTACGAAGTCGACGGAATTCAGCGCACTTCGGACTGCTGTTGGTACGATGCCGCGTTCATTATGCCGCCGCTCGAGCGCGAGTTAACGGCTCGCTTCCCGATCGGCGCCCAGGTGTCGGTGTCCTACAATCCGGCGGACCCGGCCGATGCTGTGCTGCTTCCAGGGCTTCAAGGGGCGCACGTCTTTGGGTTGTTGTGGTTAATTGCGCTAAACTTGTGCCCCTGGGGCATCACACAAGCCATGCGCGAGTCGCCGCCGGATGATTACGTCAAACACACGATTCGTTTCACCAAGTTCGGCTGGCGAATCGTTCTCACGGCGGGCAAGTTTCCCGTGCCCAGTAGTTGGCTTTTTGTGTTTGCTCTGTTTTTTGGCGGCCCACTCCTGGCGGTAGTTTCAGGACCATTCCCGACTACTAGTGAGGCCGTCCAAGTTTTGTTGGTGTCCTCATTGATGTTTGTGTTCGCCGCGTTCGGGTGTGCTTGGGTGCAACGCTGGAGGGCGCGGCTGGACGTGGATGTTGAAAAGCGAGAGCTGCGGTGGCGCTCGGGCCGGCTTCTTGATGGTACGTTTCGACTCCCGTTCGAGGCCGTTGTGGATGTTCGGACTGCCGAACACGAGGACCACCGGGGGATTCGCACTCGCCGCCTTGAGATCGACTGGTACACAACGAAAGATCGAACGCAAACACTCGTCATTCCCGGTGGCGCGAATTGGGCTGCGGTCGAAGCCGTTGCCGCCCGGTTGCGCGAGACCGTGTTCGGTGCTTCGACTCTCGACTGA
- the tkt gene encoding transketolase encodes MSTFTALDTTAINTIRTLAMDAVQKANSGHPGAPMGLAPVAYTLWNKFLNYDPADPMWPNRDRFVLSNGHASMLTYSLIHLAQIKNVDHDGKVHDEPSLPIEQLQRFRQLNSKTPGHPENEYTAGVETTTGPLGTGVGNAVGMAIAQKWRAGYYGRPGFEPLFEHRVYAICGDGCMMEGVASEAASLAGHLKLNNLTLIYDDNGITIDGHTHLAFSEDVAKRFEAYGWNVLRVNDGNDLEGMANAIAASKTADRPTLIVLKTVIGYGSPNKADTHGAHGEPLGADEIKLTKKAYGWPEDSSFLVPDGVYDLFKSGIGARGAAARAAWQKLFEEYTAKYPTEAAELAAMEKRDLPAGWDKDIPVFPADPKGLATRESSGTVLNALAKTVPWIVGGSADLNPSTKTFLKDKGVFSPKNWAGRNVHFGVREHGMGAIMNGMALSKLRSYGSGFLIFSDYGRPPIRLAAIMGLPVLYVFTHDSIGVGEDGPTHQPIEQLMSLRAMPNLIVIRPGDANEVAEAYKVAVQEKHHPVVLAMTRQALPTLDRSKYNAASGLAKGGYAVNNVPSPDVVLIATGSELSLALDASDKLAAEGIKARVVSLPSWELFEKQDKSYRDSVIPPDVKARVCVEMGAAFGWERYAGTTGAIIAMRSFGASAPLKDLLKHFGFTVEAVVKAAKEQVGK; translated from the coding sequence ATGAGCACCTTCACCGCGCTCGACACCACCGCGATCAACACCATTCGTACGCTCGCCATGGACGCGGTGCAGAAGGCCAACTCCGGGCACCCGGGCGCGCCGATGGGGCTGGCGCCGGTCGCGTACACGCTGTGGAACAAGTTCCTCAACTACGACCCCGCCGACCCGATGTGGCCGAACCGCGACCGGTTCGTGCTGTCGAACGGCCACGCGTCGATGCTGACGTACTCGCTGATCCACCTGGCGCAGATCAAGAACGTCGACCACGACGGCAAGGTGCACGACGAGCCGTCGCTGCCGATCGAACAGTTGCAGCGGTTCCGCCAACTCAACAGCAAGACCCCGGGGCACCCCGAGAACGAGTACACCGCCGGCGTCGAGACCACGACCGGCCCGCTGGGCACCGGGGTGGGCAACGCGGTCGGCATGGCGATCGCGCAGAAGTGGCGGGCCGGGTACTACGGCCGCCCGGGGTTCGAGCCCCTGTTCGAGCACCGCGTGTACGCGATCTGCGGCGACGGGTGCATGATGGAGGGCGTGGCGAGCGAGGCCGCGTCGCTCGCCGGGCACCTGAAGCTCAACAACCTCACGCTGATCTACGACGACAACGGCATCACCATCGACGGGCACACGCACCTCGCGTTCTCGGAGGACGTGGCGAAGCGGTTCGAGGCCTACGGCTGGAACGTCCTGCGGGTCAACGACGGCAACGACCTGGAGGGCATGGCGAACGCGATCGCGGCGTCCAAGACCGCCGACCGCCCGACGCTGATCGTGCTGAAGACGGTGATCGGGTACGGGTCGCCGAACAAGGCCGACACGCACGGCGCCCACGGCGAGCCGCTCGGCGCCGACGAGATCAAGCTCACGAAGAAGGCGTACGGCTGGCCGGAGGACTCGTCGTTCCTGGTCCCGGACGGGGTTTACGACCTGTTCAAGAGCGGCATCGGCGCCCGCGGCGCCGCCGCCCGGGCCGCGTGGCAGAAGCTGTTCGAAGAGTACACCGCGAAGTACCCGACGGAGGCCGCGGAACTGGCCGCGATGGAGAAGCGCGACCTGCCCGCCGGTTGGGACAAGGACATCCCGGTGTTCCCGGCCGACCCGAAGGGCCTCGCCACCCGCGAAAGCTCCGGCACGGTGCTGAACGCGCTCGCGAAGACCGTGCCGTGGATCGTGGGCGGGTCCGCGGACCTGAACCCGTCCACCAAGACGTTCCTGAAGGACAAGGGCGTGTTCTCGCCCAAGAACTGGGCCGGGCGCAACGTCCACTTCGGCGTCCGCGAGCACGGCATGGGCGCCATCATGAACGGCATGGCGCTGTCGAAGCTCCGCAGCTACGGCTCGGGCTTCCTCATCTTCTCGGACTACGGCCGCCCGCCGATCCGCCTCGCCGCGATCATGGGCCTGCCGGTGCTGTACGTGTTCACCCACGACTCGATCGGGGTCGGCGAGGACGGCCCGACGCACCAGCCCATCGAACAACTGATGTCGCTGCGGGCGATGCCGAATCTGATCGTCATCCGCCCGGGCGACGCGAACGAGGTGGCCGAGGCGTACAAGGTGGCGGTGCAGGAGAAGCACCACCCGGTCGTGCTGGCGATGACTCGCCAGGCGCTGCCGACGCTGGACCGCTCGAAGTACAACGCCGCGTCCGGGCTGGCGAAGGGCGGGTACGCGGTCAACAACGTGCCGAGCCCGGACGTGGTCCTCATCGCCACCGGCAGCGAGCTGTCGCTGGCGCTGGACGCGTCGGACAAGCTCGCGGCCGAGGGCATCAAGGCCCGCGTGGTGAGCCTGCCGAGCTGGGAGCTGTTCGAGAAGCAGGACAAGTCCTACCGCGACAGCGTCATCCCGCCGGACGTGAAGGCCCGCGTGTGCGTGGAGATGGGCGCGGCGTTCGGGTGGGAGCGGTACGCGGGGACCACGGGCGCCATCATCGCGATGCGGTCGTTCGGCGCGTCGGCCCCGCTGAAGGACCTGCTCAAGCACTTCGGGTTCACGGTCGAAGCCGTCGTGAAGGCCGCGAAGGAACAGGTCGGGAAGTGA